One Aegilops tauschii subsp. strangulata cultivar AL8/78 chromosome 7, Aet v6.0, whole genome shotgun sequence genomic window carries:
- the LOC109750132 gene encoding uncharacterized protein: MGIPMSKLNESNMRFRGVIPGKKVDSLGQITLDVVFGDSRNDRKEKLTFEVVDFHSAYHAILGKPAYAHFMARSCYMYLKLKMHGPKGVITITSNRQRAEECLQKGSKIVDE, from the coding sequence atgggcattccgatgtccaagctcaaTGAAAGCAATATGCGATTCCGTGGTGTCATCCCTGGGAAGAAAGTCGATTCACTCGGCCAGATCACtcttgacgtggttttcggtgattcgaGGAAtgaccgcaaagaaaagttgacatttgaagttgtgGATTTTCACAGTGCTTATCATGCCATTCTGGGCAAACCTGCATATGCCCATTTCATGGCTCGATCGTGTTACATGTACCTCAAGCTGAAGATGCATGGTCCCAAGGGCGTGATCACAATCACTAGTAATCGGCAGAGAGCGgaagagtgcctccagaagggctcaaagattgtTGATGAATAG